Sequence from the Oncorhynchus clarkii lewisi isolate Uvic-CL-2024 unplaced genomic scaffold, UVic_Ocla_1.0 unplaced_contig_11503_pilon_pilon, whole genome shotgun sequence genome:
GGTTTCTCTGGGGGTTCTCTGGGGGTTCTCTGGGGGTTCTCTGTGGGGTTCTCTGGGGGTTTCTCTGGGGGTTCTCTGGGGGTTCTCTGGGGGGTTCTCTATGAGTTTCTCTGGTGTTTTCTCTGAGGGTTTTCTGGGGGGTTCTCTGGGGGGTTCTCTGGGGGTTCTCTGTGGGGTTCTCTGGGGGTTTCTCTGGGGGTTCTCTGGGGGTTCTCTGGGGGGTTCTCTATGAGTTTCTCTGGTGTTTTCTCTGAGGGTTCTCTGGGGGTTTCTCTGAGGGTTCTCTGGGGGTTTCTCTTGGGGTTTCTCTGAGGGTTCTCTGAGGGTTCTCTGGGGGTTCTCTGAGGGTTCTCTGGGGGTTCTCTGGGACTTTAGTCTCTATTTtcagaacccagaaccaaatccTGCATCCATTGGCCAActacatttatataaatagtcTGTCATGAGAGAGTagtctcaacctgtctctctctctccatgctataACCTATTCATAATggtcaacctgtctctctctctctctccatgctataACCTATTCATAATGGTGAACCTGCCAGTCTCTCTCCGTGCTATAACCTATTCATAATggtcaacctgtctgtctctctccatgctaTAACCTATTCATAATGgccaacctgtctctctctctctctccatgctataACCTATTCATAATggtcaacctgtctgtctctctccatgctaTAACCTATTCATAATGgccaacctgtctctctctctctctccatgctataACCTATTCATAATggtcaacctgtctgtctctctccatgctaTAACCTATTCATAATGgccaacctgtctctctctctctctccatgctataACCTATTCATAATGGTGAACCTGCCAGTCTCTCTCCATGCTATAACCTATTCATAATGgccaacctgtctctctctctctctccatgctataACCTATTCATAATGGTGAACCTGCCAGTCTCTCTCCATGCTATAACCTATTCATAATGgccaacctgtctctctctctctctccatgctataACCTATTCATAATGGTGAACCTGCCAGTCTCTCTCCGTGCTATAACCTATTCATAATGgccaacctgtctctctctctctctccatgctataACCTATTCATAATggtcaacctgtctgtctctctccatgctaTAACCTATTCATAATGGTCAACATGGTCGTAACAGGGTGAGCTTGcttctgttctattctgtatCTTGTTGTTTCTAACTCCACATCTAGAGCTCTGATAAAAGTCTAGACATAGGCCCTATTCCCACTATGAGATATGAAGGACAGTCTGAGGAGTGGGGTGGTTGAAAGAGAATTATATTTTTCAATTCACATGACATCCTTGCCTTACATTTTTGTTGTGACTGGCAATGCCACATTCTGGGTCCCCAGCTCAAATTGAGCCACTACTAGCCAGTAAGCACAAACTATTCAACAAACTTTTTTTCTAAAACATACCACAGTCTTGAATAATGAAACCATTCACAAGCATGTATGTGAAAATGAAAGGGTTTATTTTCTCAACacagctgcaggtagcctagagaaGCCTATGTGCTCTGATCCCATCTGGGCCAGGGGAAACATAACATCATGTTTTTATAGCCTAAAATAGGCCCATTTATTTGTGTTCTGAGAACATTTGAATGTGATCAAATTTCGTTTATATTCACACTTCGTGTTGCTAGACTACCTAGGCCTTTTTAATCCAAAATGATTGACTGGAATGAATCAATCATCACAATAGTGATGACGTACTGTATAGGTGTATTTTTAACGACAGGTGTAAACCCAGCTAAAACATAATattatgagatatatatatatatatatatatatatatatatatatatacgtttcTTAGGGCTTGATGAGAGCAGGGTAGCctgtggttattttgcatacaaccttcatCTCAGTGTGTCTGAGCGCAAAATAACGGACGAATTCACAAACGTTCAACACGTATTGAATACGGTTCGTGTCAGTAAACTATTGGCAAAACAAAAGCGTAATTatattgttgccagcagcacagttacggTCACCAATCCTCTGGGTAACATGTAAACAAGCCtagccagctctgctagggcgagtaaaatggtcagtgaggtgttctctcatttttgtctggaagtagctagcaagccagtTAACTTTAGCCAGTTGGCTTGGGTGTAGGACTGCCGTTTTGAGGTCAGATCGCTCGGAACAACCCTACACCTCCGCCAGAActtccagtgtgcgctctgaacgctcagAGAGAGAAACGCTCTGAATGTACAAAATGGAAAATCTGCCAGCGCGCTCTGAGCACTCTCTGGCACTCcggttctatttaaagtaatgttaTCAAATTGACCCGAAAATATTAAGAAGTAACGTTCTTCTCTGGGAATTTCAGTACCTCAGCATAAAgttttctgcaggtttcctcgtggttctatttaaagCCATGTTTCCAGAACATtcagaaaactttccataaaaaacacaagaaaacattagtaacaTTCTGATAATGTTATTTAATAAAAAGAGACATTCCGTTCTCAGCGTCGACAaaaccctctctgtcctctatcttgtgaagtgtgttcaggtgtgttggccgtgTACACTAATTGGCCACagctgatcttaatgagtgcttgtggactaattccatggatagagaacagaagatcataggtttgaatctcactgacgcCCGTGCCACAATAAAAATGATGTATTTGCATGATTAATGGCTAAGCAAATGAATATCCTATCTGTGCTTCAAGTTCACAGTTAGCCCAagctaagctagcagtgttattaaaagtttTATTGAAACGTTCTGAGAATGTTATGTATTTACCTTCTAATAACCAAGAATTTCCGTTCTCAGAACGTGAATAAAACCTCACAGGAAACCTTTCAGGGAACCATAgaaaaacgttctcagaacctccctgcaaacTCAACATTTATATTCCCAGATCTTCCGTTCCCTGAACATAAAAAATCCATGTTCAGGAAACGTATGATTTAGCTCCGAGAACCCTGCACACTGCAAGCTCAGTCTTGTTCGTTTTTGTCCAATTTACAGTTGTTGTCTCTTTGTCTGGAAAAAGGGTTTTAAGGTTTTCATCCTccctagggccaggagtttttccaggatttttttttttataaaacccTATGACCTGATTAGAAAAATAATCTGGTTCCATTATAGCCCATATAAAACCGTTTTTTTTTAACAGCGTATTTCTTACTATGTCCACGCTACATCTAGGACAGTTCTGAGACAATTGTGTCCACGCTGTCTGGGGAGTAACTGTTGGCCGAGTGTCGAGGTAGCGGCTGAGATGTTGCAAGTACACAAGTTTACATTTGAATAATATGATATAATATGGTAATAAGCTGACTGTATTTTTACAAAAAGTGTGAAGAGGCtcatagacagatagatagatagatacatttgtaaatacagtatagtgtatgtgtgtacaccccttcaaatgagtggattaggctatttcagccacacccattgctgacaggtgtataaaatcgagcacacagctatccaatctccatagacaaaacgTTGTCATtagaacggccttactgaagagctcagtgactttcaacgtggcaccatcataggatgccacatttccaacaagttagtttgccaaatttctgccctgctagagctgccccgggcaaatgtaaatgctgttattgtgaagtggaaacgtctaggagcaataacggctcagccacaaagtggtaggccacaagctcacagaatgggaccgccgagtgctgtagGAGGTTAAAATCATATTTCCTTTAGTTGCACActaacgagttccaaactgcctctggaagcaacaacagtacagtaactgtttgtcgggagcttcatgaaattagtttccatggacaagcagccgcacacaaacctTAGATCACCATGcccaatgccaagcatcggctggagtggtttaaagcagtggaaacgcgttctctcgAGTGATGAATAATAaatacttcaccatctggcagtccgtcgGACAAATCTGGGTCTGGCAgattccaggagaacgctacctgcccgaatgcatagtgcaaactgtaaagtttggtggaggaggaataatggtctggggctgtttttcatggttcgggctccttagttccagtgaagggaaatcttaacactacagaatacaatgacattctagacatgtctgtgcttccaactttgtgccaacagtttacggaaggccttttcctgtttctgcatgacaatgcccccgtggacaaagcgaggtccatccagaaatggtttgtcgagatcagtgtggaagaacttgactggtctgcacagaccctgacctcaaccccatcgagcaCCTTtggaattggaacgccgactaatcgcccaacatcagcgcctgatctcactaatgctcttgttggctgaatggaagcaagtccctgcagcaatgttccaacatctagtggaaagccttcctagaatagtggaggctgttagagcagcaaaggggggaccaactccatattaatgcccatgatattagaatgagatgttcaacaagaaGATGTCctcatacttttggtcatgtagtgtagatagATGTAGTGTAGATTGTTGTGTTAGAGTATGAAtttgaaattgattaaatgtagACGTTATTGtctctggcctacacacaataccccataatgtcaaagtggaattatgtttttgaaaTTGTTATAAATTAATAGAAAAATGTAAGCTGAAAAAATGTCCtgggtcaataagtattcaactcctttgtttttgcaagcctaaataagttcaggagtaaaaaatgcttaacaagtcacataacaagttgcatggactcactctgtgtgcaataatagtgtttaacttgatttctgaatgactacctgTACTCtgctctgtaccccacacatacaattatctgtaaggtccctcagtcgagcattgaatttcaaacacagattcaaccacaaaaaccaggGAGGTTGTCAagtgcctcacaaagaagggctctgattggtagatgggtaaaaaaaaaaaaaaagcagacattgaatatccctttgagcatattAATTACAatgtggatggtgtatcaatacacccagtcactataaagatacagatgtccttcctaactcagttaccggagaggaaATAAACCACTCAGGGagttcaccatgaggccaatggtgactttaaaacagttacagagtttaatggctgtgataggacaaaactgaggatggatcaacaacattgtagttactccacaatactaacctaattgaccgAGTGAGcaaccactctccatatttccagGCATagaggtggctgcatcatgttatgggtgtgcttgtaatcattaaggactggggaaaATAAACTTAATGGAgtgaagcacaggcaaaatcatagaggaaaacctgcttccgTCTGCTGGGAgaagaattcacctttcagcagaacattAACCTAAAAACACAATGccgacacatttcagttgaaggcattcagttgtacaactgaccaggtattcccctttccctttccttcaaTATTCACTGGAGTTgcataccaagaagacagtgaatgttcctgagtggccaagttccagttttgacttaaatctacttgaaaatctatggcaagactttaaaatagttgtgtagcaataatcaataaccaatgtgacagagcatgaagaatttagaaaagaataatgtgcaaatattgtccaatccaggtgtggaaagctcttagagacttacccagaaagactcacagctgtaatcactgccaaaggtgactcagggatgtgagtacttacagtatgtaaattagatatttctgtatgtaATTtactatacatttgcaaaaatgtctaaaaacatgttttcaatttgtccttatgggttattgtgtgtagattggtgacgAAAGACAATCTTATTTAataaatgttgaattcaggctgtaacacaaatatttttggaataggtcaaggggtaCCAATACTCTATGAAGGCAGTG
This genomic interval carries:
- the LOC139402250 gene encoding uncharacterized protein, yielding MILTSYSTRRSHSRLKSQRTPREPSENPQRTLREPSEKPQEKPPENPQRNPQRTLRENTRETHREPPREPPENPQRNPQRTPQRTPREPPREPPRKPSEKTPEKLIENPPENPQRTPRETPREPHREPPENPQRTPRETPRESPD